A single region of the Salvia splendens isolate huo1 chromosome 18, SspV2, whole genome shotgun sequence genome encodes:
- the LOC121777036 gene encoding uncharacterized protein LOC121777036, with product MEADSAAARRVMVVADGSREAAGALQYALSHAVVDNDTLILLHVEHAAPPPKNSFGGLFKNPISPAVPRLGGPTSSGEGSVGRSGGGGGEVEFLDGMRRACAAAKPMVKVAVEKAEVPEGKDKGAVIVAHSAASNVELLIIGQKRSAFSKSILGARRGLSLKGLADTAEYAVENSKCTCVAVQRKANGGGYLLNSKTHKNFWLLA from the exons ATGGAAGCCGACAGCGCGGCGGCCCGCCGAGTAATGGTGGTGGCGGATGGCAGCCGCGAGGCCGCCGGAGCGCTACAATACGCCCTCTCGCACGCGGTGGTGGACAACGACACCTTGATCCTCCTCCACGTCGAGCACGCCGCCCCGCCCCCCAAGAACTCCTTCGGCGGCTTGTTCAAGAATCCAATATCCCCGGCCGTCCCCCGTCTCGGTGGGCCCACCTCTTCCGGTGAGGGAAGTGTCGGTCGcagtggaggaggaggaggagaggtgGAATTTCTCGATGGGATGAGGCGCGCGTGCGCGGCTGCCAAGCCGATGGTGAAGGTGGCGGTGGAGAAGGCGGAGGTGCCGGAAGGGAAGGACAAGGGCGCCGTCATCGTTGCCCATAGCGCCGCTAGCAATGTTGAGCTTCTTATTATAGGCCAAAAGCGGAGTGCTTTTTCCAAATCCATTTTAGG GGCGAGAAGAGGTTTGTCGTTGAAAGGATTGGCAGACACGGCGGAGTATGCGGTTGAGAATAGTAAATGCACGTGTGTTGCAGTGCAGAGAAAGGCTAACGGAGGAGGATATCTTCTTAATAGTAAAACACATAAAAATTTCTGGCTCTTGGCTTAA
- the LOC121776572 gene encoding uncharacterized protein LOC121776572: MGEGNRRIARALYERASQSEKREASEFYERLKSKRDGKIRVLEFKKGVESSLSKEKIFKQLDLNGDGFLEFEDVLLLFYHSVKKAITILRCRGCSVLIFATAYSCFQCFFNTADHRFSLCHACYATGKVQHGHPLTSSSSSSSSLLRDQALLIKFSDLISAHPSTSRSKKELKRMWEEAKSKAGAASPAVEGMAVSYFKSMGSDNRVDIKKFSSTLTKQQEEFLTPAPDSDPATNYMKNTLAMKFRQTSETKTAYHTASPSTPYTYYANHPIPIPIPSSYGPNVQTSSSNGTISPLKMVTTTFKIVEMALTIASLSGMCTIM; the protein is encoded by the exons ATGGGTGAAGGGAACAGAAGAATTGCGAGGGCTTTGTATGAAAGAGCAAGCCAAAGTGAAAAAAGAGAAGCGAGTGAGTTTTATGAGAGACTAAAGTCGAAACGAGACGGAAAAATAAGGGTGCTAGAATTTAAAAAGGGTGTGGAATCTAGTCTTTCCAAGGAGAAAATTTTCAAGCAACTAGACTTAAACGGAGACGGATTCCTCGAATTCGAAGATGTTCTGCTGCTCTTTTACCACAGCGTGAAAAAGGCGATCACAATCCTCCGTTGTCGCGGCTGTTCCGTACTTATATTCGCCACTGcttattcatgcttccaatgCTTCTTCAACACTGCTGACCACAGATTCTCCCTTTGCCATGCTTGTTATGCCACGGGAAAGGTCCAACACGGACACCCCTTGACCTCCTCgtcgtcctcctcctcctctttgTTGCGCGACCAAGCTCTTCTTATTAAGTTTAGCGACCTCATCTCTGCGCATCCATCAACCTCTCGATCCAAG AAAGAGTTGAAAAGAATGTGGGAGGAAGCCAAGTCCAAAGCTGGAGCAGCCTCTCCGGCTGTGGAGGGCATGGCGGTTAGCTACTTCAAATCCATGGGATCTGACAACCGCGTTGATATTAAAAAGTTCTCGTCCACTCTCACCAAACAGCAAGAGGAATTCCTTACTCCCGCGCCTGATTCTGATCCTGCCACTAATTATATGAAGAACACG TTGGCAATGAAATTCAGACAAACCTCAGAAACAAAAACTGCGTATCATACAGCTTCACCTTCAACTCCCTATACATATTACGCGAATCATCCTATTCCTATTCCTATTCCTTCGAGTTATGGTCCAAACGTGCAGACTTCTTCATCAAATGGAACAATATCTCCACTG AAAATGGTGACTACCACATTCAAAATAGTGGAAATGGCCCTCACCATAGCCAGCCTCTCCGGCATGTGCACTATCATGTGA
- the LOC121776358 gene encoding uncharacterized protein LOC121776358, with amino-acid sequence MGDEEITYLQHQDNICDHLSIGKTQYPLSRSTLPEPLPKRPTLSPSSDPDHFGFKKLSLSQYFTPAPLRRTISEPIYSPATTNSAAAPPRSSEIPNCPAPVNAGQEMSPSLHRTLSAPIPIFSATPPRPSAGRKPSRSPSRGENPSAKRLKRMKERLKVMSEWWNQVASEDDDDEENLESENDSDPKEECEGEAEIPSQEAVFVEKSGECLVLHFKCPCGDGYQILLSGNNCYYKLTNFRNC; translated from the exons ATGGGTGATGAAGAAATCACTTACCTCCAACACCAAGACAACATCTGCGATCACCTCTCCATCGGAAAGACACAGTATCCTCTATCCCGATCAACTCTTCCAGAACCCCTCCCCAAGAGGCCCACTCTCAGCCCCTCCTCCGATCCCGACCACTTCGGCTTCAAGAAACTCTCCCTTTCTCAGTATTTCACCCCCGCGCCGCTCCGCCGCACTATTTCCGAGCCAATTTACTCCCCAGCCACCACCAATTCCGCCGCGGCGCCTCCAAGATCGTCGGAAATCCCCAATTGTCCAGCTCCGGTCAATGCTGGTCAAGAAATGTCGCCCTCTCTGCACCGCACACTGTCGGCTCCGATTCCTATCTTCTCCGCCACTCCGCCTCGCCCTTCCGCCGGGAGGAAACCTTCTAGGTCTCCCAGCCGCGGAGAGAATCCCAGTGCCAag AGGTTGAAGAGGATGAAGGAGAGGCTGAAAGTGATGAGCGAGTGGTGGAATCAAGTTGCCAGTGAAGACGATGACGATGAGGAAAATCTTGAATCGGAGAATGATAGCGATCCCAAG GAAGAGTGCGAAGGAGAGGCTGAAATTCCTTCACAAGAAGCTGTGTTTGTGGAGAAGAGTGGAGAATGCCTAGTCCTCCATTTCAAGTGCCCTTGTGGTGATGGCTACCAGATTCTGCTTTCTGGGAACAACTGCTACTACAAACTCACTAATTTCCGAAACTGCTGA